In the Glycine max cultivar Williams 82 chromosome 6, Glycine_max_v4.0, whole genome shotgun sequence genome, ATCAGTACACTAAACAATAAATTATGAGGAAATACCATACTAAagcatttaaaaaaagttaagaggAAATATAACAACTTAATATATCCAACGTGGATTATGATGACCCTTAtcattcagaagaaaaaaaaatgttaacccTTATCAGTTATTATCACTGTTAGAGGCTTAGAGCATCCTCATTTATATTTTCAGATTTGTGTTTCATTACATTTTGTATGTTCTGTTTTGAAAAAGTCCATGTCATgcaacaagagagagagagattgatgaaaagggaagaaggagaagacgTAGCCAAGGGACAAGAAGAGTATCACTCTAGAAGGTAGCCTTAAACACTCCGAACAAGTTTGTAACGTTGGCAGTACTACACTACACACCAGTGTCCCCTATTATTGCCCATGATTACCCTGCCACCAACATAGAGAATCCTTCCCCACTCACTGCAATCACAATCACCGCCACCACTTCTGATTCTATCaccatgtctagggtttctgcGAATTCTTCTCCTTCACGCTTAGTCTCCATGGCTTCCATCGTCAGAGCCTACACGCTCCCTATTCTTCTCTTCGCCGGAGCCATGTTCTACCAGCTCTTCCTTATTCCCAATgcctttcctccttctcattaCGATGGTAACTAActccttttgtttcttctttttcatttttttgcttAATTGCACTTTTGTCTCTGGGGTATCGCAAATGTACGATTTTAGTCCCTTAAGTTTTAATTGTGCCAATTGGGTCCATAAGGTATTGCAAGTATGCAAGTTAGCGTAATTGAAATCTGGGAACTAAATCCCACATTTGCGATACTGGGTAACTAGAATTGCATACTTGAGGGACTAAAAGTGTAATTAAGcccctttttttctctctagtgaaattgatttttatttcttctctttgttttgGTGATTGCAGTTCTGCAAATTGAGAGCTATAGTTCAGTCGAGAAAGTGAAGGAGGCCTACGACAAACTTGAATCTAAATGGTAATTCAGTCATGCCTCTTTCGATTAGGTTATGGAGTGATTTCATCGTAGTTTGGCATTTGACAGTGTTATCTGTGAAATATACTCTAAATTTATGCACAtactcctttttcttttctttttttcaaaagataatCTAAGCACACACATAATCTTTCATTATGCAAATGGTTTGAAGTTGCATTGCCATTAAAGAATTCGCCATTCCCAACCACGATTTGAAACACTGATTTATGAGCATAAATGAGATTCTTATTCACTGCCTGAATGATTTGGAACATCTAGTCTTAAAAAGTGTGTATGGTGCAAGACAATGGACCTGCTTGGATAAGCttctaggagaagaaaataagatggaaaaataaaataagtttctttataagctaaaattagcttattCATAGGCTAATTTGTAGAAACTCTCACATTAGCTTCTccagaatttgatttttaaattatgttagcTTAAGGAAaagttcatttcattttttcttcttattttcttatccTAAGGGGTTGATATTAGGTACATGTTTGGTTTATGTTTGTGCTGTTGGAGACGAGTAGTGGCTAGGTTAGTGCTCAGTGCTCACTATACTTAGCTTGGGTACTGTAGTTggctattttatattttacatttttcttttgttttttgtttattattttttaatcaggtCATTTTACATGGGCCATGGGTGGGATTATATCTTTTTATgtgttaggatttttttatttatctttttaattggaGTCTCTATACCGTGTAATGGAGTTTAATGGGCTATAATAGGGTAGTTAAGattcttttatcaaaataattcaaagaaaGAATTTGGATTTTTGTTTATCATGTAGTTTGTTGAACATGTTGGCCTGTACTAATTGGATCTGAATGCGCTAATTTTTTTGTGGAGCATTTTCTGTGACATTTTATCAGCATGCCATTTATAGTCTTATGAAATTAGTTACATTGTCTTTCAGGAATTCTGCTGTGGAAGTTTTTGATATTCATGAGTTTTTAAAGGTTAGTTATGAGGCCATTTATTTACCAAACTATCTTGTCTATCAGTCAAATTATTGTATGGTGCTCTTAATCCTCCTAAGAACAAAGGTCATCAATCCATACTTTATGTTTCGATTATTTCTGGATGTTACTAAAATCTTCAAAGAGGAACAACTATGTGGTTACTTGAAGCGGGGATCTATTAAATATGGCTTAAACACCCTGATCAGGACCGTTCTACTTGGTTTATACTTTGTTCAAAtgtagttttaacttttaagtttaTTGTGTTGGTTTCATGATTCAATCTATTTTCTTAGGACCAGTTTGATTCGCATTCAATAAATTAGACTTTGATACTTACAAACTAGAGACTGTTGAATTCATCTGAATGAATCCCATCATCATGGTTTTGAAGCCTCAAATCCGCTTAATCAGATAAACAACTACTTCCTTGACATTGTGAAGTGCAATTGCCTTAATATGTTTTTGCAAACACTATATTGGAATGATGTGAAGAAAGGAGAGCTTTGTTTATACATGAGTTTTACAAATGTATGTTTGAAGTAGGGTTGGAGAAGCCAGGGTTTTTTCAGTAAGATGAAACCATTGTGATTAAATTCTTTCTGCATACTAAAGTTGATGGTCCTTGTTTATATTGGTTTATGGAGGGAGTTACTctgaaagaaaatgatattcgGGTTGATTAAGTGCCGAAATTAGATATCTTAATGTAACTTGTAGTTGAAGTTAAAACAACATTCAGTTATTCCCTTTCATGCAGGGGTTGAACCTTGGCATGCAATGTAACTCCCCTGAATAGATATGCTGAAAGCCTGAAATtggtttctattaaaaaatgttgaaatgtATTTAACATGTGATACATGAACTTCTTGTGGTTATTCTTTAAAAAGACCTAGCAGGTTGAACCCTGGCATGCAATGCaactattatgaaattgataatTTGATATGTATAAACTGTTTTGGATATTGTAACTCGTAAACATGTTAGATTGCATTCATGGAATGAGATTGTGGTattctatttataaaattttatttctttttcctacCATATGCCCTGGGTACTATAATATGGTTTCATGTATTACAATTGTTCTTTATTTAATGGTTGTCGATTATGACGCTATGCAATTTGCTTTGAGAGCATGATTTACAGATTCGATATGCTTATGAGTTGCTGACAAATCCTTTATGGAAAAGAGACTATGACATATTTGGTATTGATGAACAACTTGTGAGTACTTTCATTTGCATCCTTTAAAACTTGTGTCTATTTGTAAGACCTGTTCTGTAAATGTTTGTCTCATCCCTGATTACTATCATCTCCAAATGctttaattaaatgatataattttacGATGGTAGCATATTGTTGAGAGTGCCAGCAAGCGTTATGCAGGGAAACATATTTCAGAATTGGATTTCCCTTTACTACAGGCCCCCTCTGGTTagtcaaaacattcatcatatgTAATAGAAATCTTATTTGAAGTTTTTTCAATGAATTTCTGATGTGGAAATCCTTTTATTGATGCATGCATCGTTTTTTTACCTCTCAGGATCTATAGATCATTCTTCTAAAGTCATTACAGCTAGTGACTTCCAGTATATATTTCCAGATGCAAAGCCATGGCTAATTCAGGTACACATGCAGATATATTGTAATAAATGTGATCATAGTCTAACTTTCtaaattattgttgttatttttaattcattttgtcATAGAACTAAACTAACTGTGTTTACCACTAATACCCTCCGTAACTActgcatgaaattaaaattcttttcatttaaattatatttaattgaatgaaaatCTAAAAGTTTGTAAAATTGTGTTGACTGTTAATTCTTGATGCCTCAACTGTTGGTTTCTATACTTGAATCTGAGTACTTCACTAATATTTATAGGAATATGTACAGATATATACTAGTGAGGGATACTAATTGATCCTAAAATTTTGATTCAAATCTTACGGTTTCCTGGCAAGCTaataaataaggaaagaatCAAATCTGATTATAGTAACACTCCCTCTCAAGCTACAGCATATATTTTAAGATGTATTGAGAATGTTACATATGTAAGCTATCCTAGGATCCTGTAAGGATTTAGTTCGTCTGTCTTCAAGTTGTTCCTTAGAGCTCACAAAAGTAGTCTTGATGATACCCAGGAAGATCTTCTCTCTAATGAATTGACAATTAATCTTTATATGTTTAGTACTCTTGTGTAAGATATGATTTGGAGAAAAGCTGATTGAAGCAAGTTCCGCGGAACCTATCTCCCAAACTCAACTCTTGAAGCAAGTGCTTTATCCATAAGAGTTCACAAGTCATATTGGCCATAGCCCGATACTCTACTTTTGTACTTGATCTTCCAACCACAGTTTTCTTCTTATGTTTCCTCTTCCATGAGAACAAGTTCCCTCCCCCCAATGAGAACGCAGTAGCCTATCATGGATTATCTAGCACTAGCATTTACTGCCCATTCTGCATCTGTATATCTAATGATGTTAGCATGACTCCTATCTATTGATGTATCTCAAGATCCAAACAACTGCATTCCAATGACTATCACATGGTGAATTGAGAAATTGATTGACAACACTAACAGGAAAGACAATGTCCGGTCTAGTCATTGTGGATAATTTAACTTCCCATCAGGAATATACTAGCAATGTATTCACTGCATGTATTTGTCAATAGTCCATCTGATTTTAGCTCAACTTAGGGGTGCACCAGTGAGGAGAGTAAACCGCATGTCTTTTAGTCCTCTGAAAAGGGGGAGAGGGGGGAGAGGGAGACCAACAAGGAAATCCAAAGTTTTTTAGAGGGATTCCATGGTAAATTATATCTCTGAAAATTTGGTCTTTAATCGAGCTAAATGGTGTATTGTTAGTGTACAGTTAGTCTGTATTGTATGGCAGTTAGTTATTTAGTTATTATGTAAGCTGTTTGTCACTTTCACTAACCAACTTCAGCATTCTATATATAGGTGCCTCTTTGTAATCTCTTCATAATTCAATAATACAAAATCTCTTAGTCTCTTTATTCCCTCTTCATTCTCTTCTTTATTAATAATACATTAAGTTGTGTATTGCCTAAATGGCTTAATCACAAAGGCATGTCTGAGGTGCTAGAGGCATGTACCTCAATGAAGTCAAGTGGCACCCATCAAGAGGTGCTGACTTCTTCTGCTTCCTCACTTCAGCACCTTAACCATGCCTTTTCGAACCTTTTGCTATTCTTCTTCAAACATAGAAATTGGGAAAGCCAGATGAAATTTCAATgtaatgcattttattttttttataatattggaACATTATTTCACCAAAAGAATTGTGGCAGTATATTTGAGACAATATATGTTGGTAAATGATTTCCTTTCCATCATGTCATTTGAATTGAGGACTTGGAGACTGAGTCATATTTGATCACATTTTTAAATCTGAAAAATATGCAttagttttcttcattttttagtAACATGCTGTCTCTTGAAAGATAGATTTGATCATAATCTTTATCTATTTGATTCTTTAAGAAAATGAACTTGAAGTAGATGCTGAATGTATTTGTATCAGTTGTATTCATCAGGGAGTGAACGTTGTGCTCAATTTTCCAAGTCATGGAATAAGATTGGTATGTTACTTAAACTGAACTCCTggcataaatttttttctttatgcacGTGATATATTGGTGTGGAAATGTTATCCTCTTCTGcttaatatcttttaattttcttgagTTAGTCTTTACTTCTTTAGGTTTTTAAATGGTATTGctagaaaaagggagagaaattCCCTTCTaacaaagatgaaaatttaTATGAGAAATATGCAAGCTTGTTTCATAACAAGGAGGTAAAAGTTTGTAGATTTGGGGGTATCTCCCCCTTCTCTATGTTTCTGTCTCTCTCTTTCTTGGAAGTTTTTTATGGACAAAATAAAAGGCTCTGTGCtagtctcttttttttgttgttggcaGTGTTTCCTTTCATAAACAGAATTAAATTTATGTCGCTATTCTTTATATATTACATGGACTCTatctaattaataaacaaacacTTTGTTATATTGCTCACCAGTTTAAGGATAAGGTTATTCTGATTATTTCCTCTTCTTTTAGCTTCTTTATTGGATGTTTTTGCCAACATTGGTATGGTGGAACTTGGTGAGAAGGAGCTCGCCATATACCTTGCTGATAGAAGATCAACAGGAAAACCATTTTTTAGAAATGGTATGTGCTGAATATAATCgaatttttgtttctctcttttttctttttgcaggATCTCTATAAAAATATGACTATTCCCAGGTTTAAGTAGTTGTTTTGTTTGACCCTTCTGTTATATAATTCTAGAACAGTCCAATATAGGGAGCATTCTTTACAAAACTtgcaattataatttgtaaattcATTGTAAAGATTGTCCTGTTTTACCCAAATCAGACTAGTTGCAGGTTGTCTGTTAAttcttagtgtttttttttttctatacacACTTATCTATGTATACTTGTGATTGTTATTGATGGTTTCCTTCtatgttgatttttttggtatatGTTGATTAAAGATAAATACAAGATGATGTGTTGGCCTTATAATCAACTTAAAagaatagtttaatttttagacAAAAAGCAGTGACTggctcaattttttttgtaatgggAGAAAAACACACAATTACATAATTGATATTCCATAAAATACAGGAAATTTCAGTACATTGCTTCtctattaaatcaaatttaaggAAACTAAGCACATTAAATTTAGTAAATGATACATAGATATATTGTCATGTGAAGAGAGTTAATTTAGAATGTGAAGACAAGAGGTAAAAGTAAATCAGAAGAATTAAAACTGAGTGGCTACTGGCTACCTTGGCACCCATAAAAGCAATTtgcaaatttgaaataattcataattactTCGAGCAACACGACGGAAGATGCTGTCAGTGTCACACTGCTGCAAGTCCACAAAGCCATTAGTTTATCCATTGTAAAACAACCCATATACACTAAGTTTGGAATGGTGATGCTTACCAAGCAGTGGTACTCAATGTGTACTGCCCAACACCTACTAAACCACACATTAGAATCCCACACTTCCGCTGTGGTACTCAAGTCCCATACCTTGCAATTGGATCCTCACTGCCActactcaagattcaagagcaATTACCTCCTACTTTGGTGGTGCCATCCATCACCCTGGAGCTGTCATTGAGGgtacttgaaagttgaaactaatACAGGAGTATACTGAATAGTGAATAATTTTCTGTTGATTAGATTGACTTGGGCAATGCTCTAAATCTAGCAGATATATGATGTAGATATCCTATATCCCATGATACATCTAACTTCCCTAAATTATACCtatctaatataaataatatataatacagAATCAATCAACAAGGCTTTGAGAAGATTTTTAAAAGAGGAATTGGGAATTTGGGAGGTGAAAGTCAAATGTTGGATTTCTTTAAGATTTGAATTACCTGATCAATTGGGCAAAAATTTGTTGAGAATGTAGGGGCAATGAGATGTTATATCATTGTAGTTATAATAGtagtagaaatttttttatgagttgAGCATGTTCCCTTAACACCTACCAACATAGGTAAACAAGTATTGTATGTCATTGAGTGTTGTTACTAGAAATGTATTATCAGAAGAAGGGTGAAGTTCTATAAATTGCCAGTAATTCTATTTGACTTACAAATGCTTGTTTTGTGCCTTAAATGGTAGATGGctgttttaaattttaggtGATAAAGATCACATGTGCCTTGTCTTGACCTATTGAAAATTTTTTTCCAGGAATTCCATCTCTTGTTGCCATTCCCGCAGGATGTCGATCTTCTAAATGTATTATTAGGTGAGTTTTATCATAAAACCAATGGTTGGTTTGAGGACAGAcgattaaaattttgtaaatccTCTTTAACTTTATTAACTGAGGGTAATTTGCATTTAACTTGGATTATTAGGTCATTACACATTATTATCATGGGTTTAGTCTACTTGCATAAGTCATATTCTACTACATGGTATTACTATACATTATTTTCCTGTGTTAGGTTTGATGGTGAGCTTACTGTTGACACGGTTACAAATTGGTTTGCAACAACTGTATTGGCTTTACCTCAAATTAACTACTACTCTAGGGAATCACTGGTAATTTGTCTAAACTATGAAGgatcattttcttttctgtaAATGTGTGGTAgggttcttttatttttctatagcatatatttaatataaggaAATTCCTTGAATAATGATCATGGGTAAGGGATTGATATAGTATAATGTTGGGTATGAGCAAGCTTGATTTTATCTCCTTGTCTAGGTTTCCCCCCGTCTTGAGTTTCTGCAAAACTAACAGAATATTTTGTTTCATACATACACCTTGCCCATTGGATGCAGTTTTGGCCATTCAGTTTGTGGCCTGTGATAGAAGGGATAGGTCTTTCAATTGAGTTGGTTATGGATGGAATACAACTATACAAGTCTCTAGTTTGGATGCTCCCTGACTCTTCAGTCTTCACCCTCCTTGACAGCCCAAATTCGGGAAAATATGAacacctttcttttttattgcctTCTTCAAAGCTTCTCTAGGCAGTCTAGCATAGGCCTTTTGCTGCTCAATGAAAACCTTGTGTAGatcttttaatttccttttacaTTTCACCGTCAACCTCGCAAAAAGATGTATTGTTGATTTATTTCCATGGTTGACCTCCGAATAATAAAACCAAATTGCTTCTCTGATGTATGAATCTTGTCTTCATCTTTGATCAATTATTCTCTCCCATATATTCCTAGTATGGCTGTGAGGTTTACGGTTTACCCTTTTGTAGTAGTTGGTATAGTTCTGTATGTCTCCTATGATCCTATAAATAGAGATCAAAGTGTTTCTCCTTTAATCTAGCCTTACTTAAACCTTATTACCAAATTATTCAGCATTAAACAATCGCATTTGTCCGTGTCATAAAGATTCAACAATGTTTTGTGTTAGAAGTTGACTGCCTAACACAACAGTAATCACTTTATTTGTCACTGCTCATTCAATAAATGTACCCTATTTACCATTTAACTGTTTTGTTTCCATTCTTCTAAAATAAAGACTTCACAAACTTAGATGTAActaataatattgttttattcaaCTTTTGGTTTAGTTGTTTTATCTATTTCTAGTTGAAAATCTTTATATTGAACACTATTTATCATCTATTTGATATAACGAACTAACTAATGTACCCTGGTGCTAGAAGGCTCCTAGCTATGCTatatttgaagtaatttttcATTGCTTCTGAATCTCACGATTCAATACAAATTATGGTTCatgatttaaaaattagttcatcagttcacaatttgaatcacgaTTTGATAACCTTTGTCCAATGTAATTTACTTGATTTGCTTTTAGaatataaattgtttattgTGAGTTTCTATGGTTACTAAGGGTATTTGAAACACTACCGAAATTTCAGGTGCCAAattttcttggtaaaactagcCTTCATAAGGTACTATTACCTTGCTCTTATATTATTTCCATATATTGCTTTCTGATGTTTTCTTCCATGATTTTCTGAgcataaatattgtttttagaTGCCCTTTGATTGAGTAGATCCATATTTGAATTTATctgttttaattaagttttggtttttgtGGATCATGGCTGATAGGTAAAAGTAATCTTTTTCTCAAATTCTGGTGAGCGTGCTGCTCCATTTATACGACAAGCAGCTAAAGACTATTGGGCTTCTGCTTCATTTGCTTTCATTCTCTGGCGAGAAGAGGAATCTTCCTATTGGTGGGGAGCGTAAGTgataattttcagaaaatctgaATCAGGAAACCTTATTCTGTTTCACTTTTTCTATACAGAAGATGGTGCTATGAGTGTTGTTATATTCACCAGCTTATTGATTCATTGCTTCATCTGGTATTAAGTgttaaatttcttttgtttcatcTGTTTTTAAATGTCAGATTTGGGGTGGAATCTGCACCTGCTATTGTATTTCTTAAAGACCCAGGTGTCAAACCTGTTGTTCACCATGGTCTGTAACATCTTTGTCATACTAACTCAGAACCTTATGAATATACTTTTGCTTTTCCATTGAACTGACTATCTGTGCATTGTGTGCTGCAGGTTCAGTcaacaattcattttttttgaatttgatggAAAATAATAAACAGCAAGGTATATGCAAAATTATTGTAATATTGTTTGCATTCTCGTGTTTGATGTCTGTAATTTtttctaaatgaaaaattcCGTGCCTATAACTTTTAAAGGTGGGTTAGTTTCAACTGATTTTTCAGTTGATAGATCTAATCTTTAAAATAGATGGAATTAGCTTCTAATTTAATTGGAATAAACCAAAGAATTTTGGAGAATAAATATTATACTTCACTCCTGTatgaaaaatacattctaaaactTTAGGTTAAAAGAAAACTTTGGTATCTAGTTTATCATaaagagaaatgaaagaaaaactgGGATCATGGAGGACCATGATTATGTAGGCAAATGACTTTTGACTAATTTTTGGATTTATGTCCTTAACATATGTAGCTTGGACCACAACATTAACCCAAACCTGTTTGTCTGTTTAGATACTATGTGCCATTGGGGCATGTTATCCATTTGTGACTAGGAACCACAAAGTGATTACTGACTATTTATATCCACTTATATATCAACAAACACAGCCCCTTGAATGtgttggcaaattctttttatCTTATAATAGGTGCATGATACTATACTATCATCATTTGAGTTTGTGGTATTTCATGGTAGGGTTAACTAAGTTTTTAGTTCCAAAACTTTTTTGAAATTTGGTTTAGTCCTTGAACAAAAGTTTGACCGGTTAAGGTCCCTAAACTCTTTAAAGTTTGGTTTTTAGCCCCTGAAACcccattaaattaaataaataaaaataatgggattcaaacttttgtttagGGATTAAAAACCGAATTTTAAGAaagtttaggaactaaaaacttAGTTAACCCTTTTCATGGTATATATAAATTACTTTCTCTGTCTCATGCATGTGTTATTCTATTTaaggaattattattattattattattattattattattattaacaatattattattactatagaATGGTAAATTTTCTAAGCCCTAATTAATCtcttgcactttttttttatccaccCTTTTTGCTTCCAGAGCTTCCTCAACTAAGGAGTGTGACATCAATGGAGCTAGGCTGTGATCCTCATGGCTATTCTCGTGCTGGTTATGATACAGTAACATGGTATTGTGCTATTGCAGTAGGAAGGCCGAGTCTGGAGTTGAACAAAATGCGTGAAGTATGTATATTAGTCTTTTGGGCATAATTTCTATGATACATTCCACAAAGTAGGTGCTAATTCATCATTTACGTCGAGAATTATGCTTATTTGAGTTCCTTACAATTAGAGTATTATAAGGAGCTGCAGTTATTCAACTGCAGTCTCCTCTAGCTTCTAGTGGAAGCTGGTTAGTTACTTCTAGTAGAAGCTAGTCAGTTGTAAGTACTTAGTTAGTTGTTAGCCAAttctgttagttagttagttgttAGCCAATTCTGTTAGAGACTAACAGAATTGTCTGTATAtactgtttgttttttttttttggaaggctgcaaatatatatatatcattaatagGTAAACCAGTACCAGAGGTACCAAAGAGAAGAATTACAAGGCACCAGAGTGCTACCCTCCAAAACAACACACAAACTCAACAGAAAACAATCAGACCCAAACCCATCTAAGCAACAAAAGTAGATATATTAGAAGACCAGTGATGGAAATTAATGCTGAAATCTTTATCATAAGCCTTTAACCATGACCAAGCTAAGAAAATAGCATGGTCCATGACTTTATAGGGATCAAAAGGTTTTCCTTGGAAAATCAATTGATTCCTATGCTGCCATATAGAAATGGTTAAGGCTGTCCACCACCCACATCTTGAACTGTAGTTCACATTTGATCCAAATCCCTCGCAGAATTGGTATAAATGGTGAATTGGGTTAATGGAAAGGGGACCAACTACCCGAACCCATCTCATAGATTCCCACCACAGAACATTTGTCATTTTACAGTTGAAGAACAAATGCCCCACATCCTCTTGCACACAGCCACATAAAGAACAAGTGTCTTCCTGAATACTGACCCTTCTTCTTAGGAGGTTGACCTTGGTAGGAAGCCTATTTCTAAGAAGTCTCCAACAGAAGATCGCCACCCGGGGGGGAATTTTCAGCTGCCATATTGTCTTAAAAATGTTGCCATCAGGGTTTGCTGAAGTGGTGTTCATGCATAAGTTATAAGCAGACCTAGTAGAATACTGACCATTAGATTCAGCCAGCCACAACATGTTATCTTTCACCTGTCTTTGAATAGGAACAGAGCTGATATCCTCCATAAACTGAACAGCCAAGAGACTTTCATGATCAAAGAGATTCCTCCTCCACCTCAGGTCCCATGTCCAGGTATTATGATTGAAATGGCCCATATGGGAAATATGATCCTTTTGCTGTCTGCTTATGAGGAATAACTGATGATACTTCTGCTGCAGATTGTATTGATCCCCTAACCAAGTATCAGTCCAGAATTTGATACTTTCCCCACCTCC is a window encoding:
- the LOC100820244 gene encoding uncharacterized protein, which codes for MSRVSANSSPSRLVSMASIVRAYTLPILLFAGAMFYQLFLIPNAFPPSHYDVLQIESYSSVEKVKEAYDKLESKWNSAVEVFDIHEFLKIRYAYELLTNPLWKRDYDIFGIDEQLHIVESASKRYAGKHISELDFPLLQAPSGSIDHSSKVITASDFQYIFPDAKPWLIQLYSSGSERCAQFSKSWNKIASLLDVFANIGMVELGEKELAIYLADRRSTGKPFFRNGIPSLVAIPAGCRSSKCIIRFDGELTVDTVTNWFATTVLALPQINYYSRESLVPNFLGKTSLHKVKVIFFSNSGERAAPFIRQAAKDYWASASFAFILWREEESSYWWGAFGVESAPAIVFLKDPGVKPVVHHGSVNNSFFLNLMENNKQQELPQLRSVTSMELGCDPHGYSRAGYDTVTWYCAIAVGRPSLELNKMRETMCRVQETLSKHSQVDASSENQSLAPAVDAFKRRRLTFAWLDGEKQKDYCQFYLGQAASEHTCGQRRGVTDIPRLFVIRYLRNSSAVDLRTEEKTKWKSLLVQDLINDSDQTGQFVAGYKGEDDVSQITHWLANIISDGDSRDLPFFTLRTPKLVPDDTEPIWSMSAQNIPLQNLKQSVLGVLSGLSAYREDPRVGPFLLLGALISLGTIWLRRSQQVQSPELNQPSFNQPSDSNQPSQPSSMDERKQKPSDRVRRRPNKKPPPSMTDLEPSDAYQMPLSDSESE